The following DNA comes from Salegentibacter mishustinae.
GGTCTGGCTTCGGGAGAAGTATTTCCAGTAGGAACTACTACCATAACTTTTACCGCTTCTGATGAAGCTGGAAATACAGTAAGCTGCAGCTTCGAAATAACTGTAGTTGATGATGAAGCTCCGGTTATTGAAGATAAAAATGATATTACGCTATATACCGATCCTGATTTATGCGGTGCTATTGTAGACTACGAGATTCCTTCTGCTACTGATGAATGTGGATTAGAAAGTATAGAACTCACAGAAGGTTTGGCTCCTGGGTCTGAATTTCTCTTAGGAGAAACCAGAGTAACCTATACCGCAATTGATGTGAATGGTAATTCGGTAAATTCGAGTTTTACAGTTACTGTTATAGATAATGAAGCTCCGGTGATTGCCTGTCCGGAAGATATACAATTAAACGTTGAGTTTGGAACTGAGACTGTTGTAGTGAATTATGCTACTATTTCAGCTACAGATAATTGTTCAGAAACAAGTATAGAACTAATTGAAGGTTATACGTCTGGAGCAGAATTTCCTGTAGGAGAAACTATCGTGACTTATGAAGTTACTGATGCTTCAGGAAATACGGCGAGCTGTTCTTTTACAGTTATCGTAGAAGAAGAGCCGGAAGAAACTCCGCCTGCACCAACTGCTCCACAAGTTGATTTAATTCAGCCTGACTGTGTTACACCAACCGGTGTAATCCTTATTAATACTGAAGCCGGACTTACTTATAGTATTGACGGTGAAAACTATGTAGCAGTAGAGGAATTTACAGAGCTTGAACCGGGAACCTATCAGGTAACCGCAAAAGATGAATTTGATCAGATTTCAGAAGCTACTACAGTAACATTGGAAGAACCAATAGCCAGTGATATTGAAACCAGCACAATTAGTCTTTGTATAGACGACTCTACTTTTGATCTTTTTGAACTGCTTCAAGGCGAATATGACACTTCAGGAGTTTGGGTAGATACCGAAGAAACGGGAGCATTAGCCCAGGGCTTTATTGACCCGGCAATGTTAGCAATCGGTTCCTATACTTTTGAATATCAACTAAACAATGGTATTTGTGATTCTACTACAGAGGTTACTGTTTCCATAAACGATGATTGTGTAGTATTGCCTTGTAGCCTGGAAGATATTCGATCGAGTATTTCAAAGGCTGTAACTCCAAATGGTGATAATCGCAACGATTACTTTACCATAGATTTTGCCAGTGAATGTGGATTCACTTACGACCTGATGATCTTTAACCGATGGGGTAATAAAATTTATGAAGCCACAAACTATCAAAACGATTGGGATGGCTATTCAACTAATTCGGCAACAAGTTCTAACCAATTGCCATCAGGAACATACTTCTATATTCTGGAAATTAGAAATAGCGGCTTTGACCCAATACAAGGTTACATCTATTTAGGAACAAAATAAAAACAGAAAACTATGAAATACTTATACCTACTCCTATTCTGTCTTATGTTTTCCATATCTGGTTCAGCGCAGCAATTGCCGCAGTTTACCCAGTATATGTATAATACTATATCTATAAATCCAGCTTATGCCGGGAGCAGGGACGGGTTTTCTATAACTGCTTTAAATCGTAATCAATGGGCCGGAGTTAGCGGAGCGCCAAATACGCAAACGCTCTCTGTACATTCCCCACTTACAAACGATAAGGTAGGTCTTGGGCTTTCAATAATTAACGATAAAACCGGTTACGAGAATTATACCTATGCTTACGGAGATTTTGCTTATCGTCTAGATTTCAGCAATGACATCTCTCTGGCAATGGGTTTAAAGGCAGGAATGAGTTACTATAACCTGGATCGGGAATTATTTACCGATCAGCAGGTTTTGAATGATCCATTCTTTGAAGATAGATTCAATAAATGGACTCCCAATTTTGGGATTGGTTTCTATCTTTCTTCCCAAAAATGGTATGTGGGCGCATCTGCTCCTAAGCTAATTAACAACAACAATCACGAGTATAGTGAGTTTTTAGCCATGGAACAAATTCATTATTATCTTACCGGGGGATATGTTTTTGATTTGAATGAAAACCTGAAATTCAGGCCAACTTCTTTGCTAAAAATGACTAGCGGTGCCCCGCTTTCTGTAGATTTTTCAGGAACAATGATCTTCAACGAGAAATTTTACCTGGGAGCCAACTGGCGAATAGATGACGCTTTGGGCGCATTTCTGGATGTAGAACTTTTTGACGGGTTTAGAGCTGGTTATGCCTACGAATATTCAATTTCAGATATTAGACCATACACCTCTGGATCGCACGAGATATTACTTATTTATGAGTTCAGATTCCAGAAAACCCGATATAAATCTCCACGATTCTTCTAAAACAAACGCTGCTAATTATGAAAAAACTATACTATTTAAGCCTATTTTTCTTCGTGTTTAGCATATCGTTACAGGCACAATACGGCAAACAAAAAAGGGCAGATAAACTTTATAATAACCTGGCTTATGTGGAAGCGGTAGAGGTCTATAAAGAACTTATCGAGAACGACTATAACACCAGGGAAAACAGGTTAAAGCTGGCCGAGACTTATATGAAATTAAGAAGTCCCGAAAATGCCGTTTTCTATTACGAGGACATCTTGGAGGATTCTACAAATATTTCTGCAGAATATTATTATGAATATGCCCAGGCTTTAAGAGGCGCCAAAAGATATGAGGAATCTCGCGAATGGTTACAAAAATACCTGGAGAGCAACGGGGAAGCTTCAGCTGAAGCCAACAAAATGCTAGATAGAAACAGTCCTAAAATTAAAACTACCTATACACTTAAAAAAAGCGACTTTAATTCAGATTTTAGTGATTTTGGAGCTGTAAAACACGAGGGGAAAACCTACTTCGTTTCAGCTAGAAATTCGGAAAATTCAGAAAAAGAATATTCATGGAATGAAGAGCCATTTTTAGATGTTTATCAATTAAATTCTAATGCTGAGGTCTCTCCTATTTCCGGAGAGATTAATACTAAATTACATGATGGTCCTATAAGTTTTGGCCAGGAGGGCGAAACGCTGTATTTCACTCGTAACAACTACTATAAAGATAAGGAAGGGAAACGGGATAAAGAAGCTACTAATCATTTAAAGATCTATTCAGCTCAAAAATCGGGAAATAGTTGGGTGAATATTCAGGAATTACCAATAAATAACAATGAATATTCCGTAGGGCATCCGTCGGTATCACCAGATGGGAAAACCCTTTATTTCACTTCCAATATGCCGGGTGGCAAAGGTGGAACCGATCTTTATAAAGTTTCCATAAATGGCAATAATAGCTTTGGGAATCCAGAAAACCTGGGAGATTTAATTAATACCGCTGAAGACGAAAGCTTTCCCTTTATAGATGAAGACGAGATGCTTTATTTTTCTTCAACCGGGCACGGTGGGTATGGTTTAGCCGATATCTATAAAATAGATTTGAATGCTGAAAATCCTCAAATTATCAACTTGGGAGAAACCATAAATAGCAACTTAGATGATTTTAGTTATTTCAGGGAAACTAATAGCAATGCCGGATTTATAGCTTCAAACCGTGATGGGTCAGATAATATCTATGGATTCAACCAGTTGCTGCCTTTGATTTTAAAAGGAAAAGTAACCGATGCTGTAAATGGAAATCCTATTGCGCAGGCTACGATTAGGCTCTTTAATGAAAATAACGAGCAAATCGCTTTTCTAGAATCTGATGAGGATGGAAATTATAAAACAACGGTGAATAGAAATATGGAAATTCCGTTGGAAGCAAAACAAATTGAATATAAAAATTTCAATGCTACTTTGAATACTAGCAATATGCA
Coding sequences within:
- a CDS encoding PorP/SprF family type IX secretion system membrane protein; amino-acid sequence: MKYLYLLLFCLMFSISGSAQQLPQFTQYMYNTISINPAYAGSRDGFSITALNRNQWAGVSGAPNTQTLSVHSPLTNDKVGLGLSIINDKTGYENYTYAYGDFAYRLDFSNDISLAMGLKAGMSYYNLDRELFTDQQVLNDPFFEDRFNKWTPNFGIGFYLSSQKWYVGASAPKLINNNNHEYSEFLAMEQIHYYLTGGYVFDLNENLKFRPTSLLKMTSGAPLSVDFSGTMIFNEKFYLGANWRIDDALGAFLDVELFDGFRAGYAYEYSISDIRPYTSGSHEILLIYEFRFQKTRYKSPRFF
- a CDS encoding OmpA family protein, whose amino-acid sequence is MKKLYYLSLFFFVFSISLQAQYGKQKRADKLYNNLAYVEAVEVYKELIENDYNTRENRLKLAETYMKLRSPENAVFYYEDILEDSTNISAEYYYEYAQALRGAKRYEESREWLQKYLESNGEASAEANKMLDRNSPKIKTTYTLKKSDFNSDFSDFGAVKHEGKTYFVSARNSENSEKEYSWNEEPFLDVYQLNSNAEVSPISGEINTKLHDGPISFGQEGETLYFTRNNYYKDKEGKRDKEATNHLKIYSAQKSGNSWVNIQELPINNNEYSVGHPSVSPDGKTLYFTSNMPGGKGGTDLYKVSINGNNSFGNPENLGDLINTAEDESFPFIDEDEMLYFSSTGHGGYGLADIYKIDLNAENPQIINLGETINSNLDDFSYFRETNSNAGFIASNRDGSDNIYGFNQLLPLILKGKVTDAVNGNPIAQATIRLFNENNEQIAFLESDEDGNYKTTVNRNMEIPLEAKQIEYKNFNATLNTSNMQDLEEMEYNIVLQPVADVEYLAEINNIYFDFDKSNIRPDAAKELDKLVKLMRDEYPDLVIEVGSHTDKRGSEAYNEALAKRRAQSTRDYLIEQGIAKNRIKEQGYGERQPAIECDRCSKKQHQLNRRSMFSVVNMN